One segment of Candidatus Falkowbacteria bacterium DNA contains the following:
- a CDS encoding nucleoside-diphosphate kinase (catalyzes the formation of nucleoside triphosphate from ATP and nucleoside diphosphate), translating to MSYPHPKTEKTFVIVKPDGVQRSLIGEVIKRLERTGLKIVALKMTVPTEEQCWAHYDKDEAWYLKKGEGMVKELESRGIKADKEAIEYGKDIVRQLVYFMTSGPVVAMVLEGNQAASIVKKIVGLTEPMTSDIGTIRGDLTVDSYALAGIDQRAVRNLVHCSDKPEEAMREIAIWFSESEIIKYRLVQEAILYDVNLDGTKE from the coding sequence ATGTCCTATCCTCACCCAAAAACAGAAAAAACTTTTGTCATTGTAAAGCCAGACGGCGTGCAACGTTCTTTGATTGGCGAAGTTATAAAGCGCTTAGAAAGAACTGGTTTAAAGATTGTGGCCTTGAAGATGACTGTGCCAACTGAAGAACAGTGCTGGGCGCATTATGACAAAGATGAAGCTTGGTATTTGAAAAAAGGTGAAGGTATGGTTAAGGAATTAGAAAGCCGCGGTATTAAAGCTGATAAGGAAGCAATTGAATACGGCAAAGACATTGTTCGCCAATTGGTTTATTTCATGACTTCTGGTCCAGTCGTTGCTATGGTACTTGAAGGCAATCAGGCAGCCAGTATTGTTAAAAAAATCGTTGGCTTGACTGAACCAATGACTTCAGATATCGGTACAATTCGCGGCGACTTAACCGTTGACTCTTATGCCTTAGCTGGGATTGACCAGCGCGCTGTGCGTAACTTGGTCCATTGCTCTGATAAGCCAGAAGAGGCTATGCGCGAGATTGCTATTTGGTTCTCAGAGTCAGAAATCATCAAATATCGCTTGGTTCAGGAGGCTATTTTATACGATGTTAACCTTGACGGAACAAAAGAATAG
- a CDS encoding septum formation initiator family protein, with product MSFFKTIFSRQFLLTLVLIFLLVLFAVPLTKNWRQKRSIDKEVKDMQQQVADLEHKNSSLKQVLDYMQSDQFVEKEARTKLNYKKTGEEVAIIESRDGTSPTVSPSDSVFDLPEEPKAPGSPKLLGNFSKWLDYFFKK from the coding sequence ATGTCTTTTTTTAAAACTATTTTTAGTCGTCAGTTTTTATTAACGCTAGTACTAATTTTTTTATTAGTTTTGTTTGCTGTGCCACTGACTAAAAATTGGCGCCAAAAAAGATCAATTGATAAAGAAGTTAAAGACATGCAACAACAAGTCGCTGACCTTGAACATAAAAACAGTAGCTTAAAACAAGTTTTAGATTATATGCAATCAGATCAGTTTGTTGAAAAGGAAGCTAGAACAAAACTTAACTATAAAAAAACAGGGGAGGAAGTAGCTATAATTGAAAGTCGTGATGGAACAAGCCCGACGGTTTCGCCAAGTGATTCAGTGTTTGATTTACCAGAAGAACCAAAAGCACCAGGCTCGCCTAAGCTGCTGGGTAACTTTTCTAAATGGCTAGATTATTTTTTTAAAAAGTAA
- a CDS encoding serine hydrolase produces MKKILVSLILVSLTAATSPIIWAQDVISSGDISYSFEASIGSSSLSQDLSFSAFENHLQIGIPAGRLTAPTIVSLRTVNEVAVPPSGLNQAGYIYQVDIPAANFSQGSYYLSLRSSGSNFSKQVYFFDTNKNAWQKLPSNENFIKGTVNTTLTMPFARLAIFENPKILVKGSASWYRFKNGLFAASPDFPKGTKLRVINLDNKKSVDVIINDYGPDRSKLPNRVVDLDAVAFAKLAPTSQGMMNNIAVEELPANTVITPVKEKTDDTVSAVSALAFNSADKKILWSKEPNKVVSMASLTKLIAVKVFLDTKPDLKKVVAYSVKDEQLNNLYVPASQSARLKLKDGDKVTIKDLVASSLIGSTNNTVESLVRVSGVKRETFIARMNAKLKAWGATKTSVVEPTGLSQKNVTTARDYAIIAREAFSDATISSLTVKQSYTVTTFNSKIKHSFKNTNLLAREADSDLLGSKTGYLDEAGYCLATKWPSDKNKNIIVVVFGAPTRQASVDDTKTLLALANKTLK; encoded by the coding sequence ATGAAAAAAATATTAGTTAGTTTAATATTAGTATCTCTTACAGCGGCGACTTCGCCGATTATTTGGGCACAAGATGTAATTTCCAGCGGTGACATAAGCTATAGCTTTGAAGCCAGTATTGGTTCCAGCAGCTTAAGTCAGGACTTATCATTTTCAGCTTTTGAAAATCATTTACAAATTGGTATACCTGCCGGCCGCTTAACGGCGCCGACGATTGTTAGTTTAAGAACTGTCAATGAAGTGGCGGTTCCGCCAAGCGGCTTAAATCAAGCTGGCTATATTTATCAAGTCGATATACCAGCGGCTAATTTTAGTCAGGGTTCTTATTATCTTAGTTTAAGAAGTTCTGGTTCTAATTTTTCCAAGCAGGTTTATTTTTTTGATACTAATAAAAACGCCTGGCAGAAATTGCCAAGCAATGAGAATTTTATAAAAGGTACAGTCAATACTACTTTGACTATGCCTTTTGCTCGTTTAGCTATTTTTGAAAATCCTAAAATTTTAGTTAAAGGTTCGGCAAGTTGGTATCGTTTTAAGAATGGTTTGTTTGCGGCGTCGCCCGACTTTCCTAAAGGCACCAAGTTAAGAGTTATTAACTTGGATAATAAAAAATCAGTTGATGTCATTATTAATGATTACGGACCAGATAGAAGTAAGCTACCAAATCGCGTAGTGGATTTAGACGCTGTAGCTTTTGCAAAATTAGCGCCAACTTCTCAGGGCATGATGAATAATATTGCGGTAGAAGAATTGCCGGCTAATACAGTCATTACTCCAGTCAAAGAAAAAACAGATGATACAGTGTCAGCTGTTTCGGCTCTAGCTTTTAATAGCGCTGATAAAAAGATTTTATGGAGTAAAGAACCAAATAAAGTTGTTTCCATGGCTAGTTTAACCAAGCTGATCGCTGTTAAGGTTTTTCTAGATACAAAGCCAGATTTAAAGAAAGTCGTGGCTTATTCCGTGAAAGATGAGCAGCTAAATAATCTTTATGTGCCAGCTAGTCAATCGGCTCGTCTTAAATTAAAGGATGGGGATAAAGTCACAATTAAAGATTTGGTAGCTTCATCACTTATTGGTTCAACTAATAATACTGTTGAATCTTTAGTTAGAGTTTCTGGTGTAAAACGTGAAACTTTTATTGCACGTATGAATGCGAAGCTCAAAGCTTGGGGTGCTACTAAAACTTCGGTTGTAGAACCAACTGGTTTGTCACAAAAAAATGTTACGACCGCACGCGATTATGCTATAATAGCAAGAGAGGCTTTTAGTGATGCAACTATTTCTTCACTAACTGTTAAACAGTCTTATACCGTGACGACGTTTAATAGTAAAATTAAGCACAGTTTTAAAAATACTAATCTTTTGGCGCGCGAAGCTGACTCAGATTTATTAGGTTCAAAGACTGGATATTTAGATGAAGCGGGCTATTGTTTAGCAACTAAGTGGCCAAGTGATAAAAATAAAAATATTATTGTTGTCGTGTTTGGTGCTCCAACACGCCAGGCCAGTGTTGACGATACTAAAACCTTGTTAGCCCTAGCCAATAAAACTTTGAAATAA
- the ftsE gene encoding cell division ATP-binding protein FtsE yields MITLENVSKIYNPNIKALDRVSLDIKPGEFVSLVGQSGTGKTTLVRCLIGEEKPTEGKIKIGDWEITKIGKSEVPYLRRQVAVIFQDFKLLPKRTLFENVAFALEVAGKSNKKIKSIVPQVMKIVGLGGKMHRYPNEVSGGEQQRAAIARALVYQPKVLLADEPTGNLDSINAQEIIELLRKINEFGTTVVLVTHNKDVVNRLKRRVITLHDGRVISDQAVGKYVI; encoded by the coding sequence ATGATAACTCTAGAGAATGTTTCAAAAATTTATAATCCGAATATTAAGGCGCTTGATCGCGTTTCGCTTGATATAAAACCAGGCGAATTTGTTTCGCTCGTGGGTCAGTCTGGTACTGGTAAAACAACTTTAGTACGTTGTCTGATTGGCGAAGAAAAACCAACCGAAGGAAAAATAAAAATAGGTGATTGGGAAATTACTAAGATTGGTAAATCAGAAGTGCCATATTTACGCCGTCAGGTAGCAGTTATTTTTCAGGATTTCAAATTGTTACCAAAAAGAACTTTGTTTGAAAATGTTGCTTTTGCACTTGAGGTAGCTGGTAAGTCAAACAAAAAAATTAAGTCCATTGTGCCGCAAGTGATGAAGATTGTTGGCTTAGGCGGTAAAATGCATCGCTATCCTAACGAAGTTTCAGGCGGAGAACAGCAACGCGCAGCCATTGCTCGTGCTTTAGTGTATCAGCCTAAAGTTTTGTTAGCTGATGAGCCAACTGGAAACCTTGATTCTATTAATGCTCAAGAAATTATTGAATTACTACGTAAGATTAATGAATTTGGTACTACGGTCGTTTTGGTCACGCACAATAAAGATGTAGTTAATCGTTTAAAACGCCGCGTTATTACATTGCATGATGGCCGAGTCATTTCTGATCAGGCTGTTGGTAAATACGTTATCTAA
- a CDS encoding permease-like cell division protein FtsX — protein MFISLYRSLKFSVTDIFRNIWLSVVTIIILILALFSVNLLLVVQVISRAAIDTVRDRIDVSLYLKPDAAESDILSLRANISGLDNVREVVYVSKQQALEDFQAKQKNNPDILEALRELDANPLSPSLIIRPKDVGHYDSLIAGLNKISSPIIESRNFDDHKLMLDKINLITDKVSQAGFFVTILFVFITLLVLYNTIRVAIYTHRAEIGIMRLVGGSDWFIRSPFIISSVIYSLVGMILTTVIFYFFLSLLQPYLETFFMNYNFNIINYFKDNFWQFFLLELIGASLVNIVASLVAVRKYSNI, from the coding sequence ATGTTTATTTCTTTATATCGTTCACTAAAGTTCAGCGTTACAGATATTTTCCGAAATATTTGGTTATCAGTTGTAACTATTATCATTTTGATTTTGGCGCTTTTCTCAGTGAACTTGTTATTAGTGGTACAGGTAATTAGTCGCGCCGCGATTGATACTGTGCGCGATAGAATAGACGTAAGCCTATACTTAAAGCCAGACGCAGCTGAAAGCGATATCTTATCTTTACGCGCCAATATTAGTGGATTAGATAATGTTCGTGAAGTAGTTTATGTTTCTAAGCAGCAAGCTTTGGAAGATTTTCAAGCTAAGCAAAAAAACAATCCTGACATTTTAGAAGCGCTTCGTGAGTTAGATGCTAACCCTTTGTCGCCAAGTTTAATTATTCGACCAAAAGATGTTGGACACTATGATAGCTTGATTGCGGGTTTAAATAAGATTTCTAGCCCAATCATTGAAAGCCGAAATTTTGACGATCATAAATTGATGCTTGATAAAATAAACCTTATTACTGACAAAGTTAGTCAGGCTGGTTTTTTTGTTACAATATTATTTGTCTTTATTACTTTGTTAGTGCTGTATAATACTATTAGAGTGGCGATTTATACTCACCGCGCTGAGATCGGTATTATGCGCCTTGTCGGTGGTTCAGATTGGTTTATTAGATCACCATTTATTATTTCCAGCGTCATTTATAGTTTAGTCGGTATGATTCTGACTACGGTAATATTTTACTTCTTCTTGTCATTATTGCAGCCATATTTAGAGACTTTCTTCATGAACTATAATTTTAATATTATCAATTATTTCAAAGACAACTTCTGGCAGTTTTTCTTGCTTGAATTAATTGGTGCTTCGTTAGTAAACATTGTAGCTAGTTTGGTGGCCGTAAGGAAATATTCTAATATTTAG
- a CDS encoding RNA methyltransferase: MLTLRQEKLIRTLATTKGRSESGLCLVEGEKNLAEAKDFLEYTFTPKDTIKFNQLVSTVTPQSIAGVARIPKWEKEDILSRPTIVVLDGVQDPGNIGTILRLALGFNASLVLVESADPANQKVVRASAGAFFKTPWLEIERDQALAFIKSLKREVYLLENNKKTTIVCSEKNLKKLPKEIIIVAGSEGQGIKLPLKGSSLEIAHDKNLESLNVAAALAIILGLRYSIL, translated from the coding sequence ATGTTGACTTTGCGTCAGGAAAAATTAATTCGAACACTCGCAACAACTAAGGGCCGCTCTGAATCGGGCCTTTGTTTAGTTGAAGGAGAAAAGAATTTGGCGGAAGCTAAAGATTTTTTGGAATATACTTTTACGCCCAAAGATACAATTAAGTTTAATCAGTTGGTAAGTACGGTCACGCCACAGTCAATTGCTGGCGTGGCACGTATTCCAAAATGGGAGAAGGAAGATATTTTAAGTCGCCCAACGATTGTAGTTTTAGATGGTGTGCAAGATCCCGGGAATATTGGAACTATATTAAGACTCGCTTTAGGTTTTAATGCTTCATTAGTTTTAGTTGAATCAGCTGATCCGGCAAACCAAAAGGTGGTTCGTGCTTCGGCAGGCGCTTTTTTCAAAACGCCTTGGTTAGAGATTGAGCGTGACCAGGCTTTAGCTTTTATTAAATCATTGAAGCGTGAAGTCTATTTATTAGAAAATAATAAAAAGACGACTATTGTTTGTTCGGAAAAGAATCTAAAGAAATTGCCAAAGGAAATCATTATCGTGGCTGGCTCAGAAGGTCAGGGGATTAAGTTACCGCTTAAGGGCAGCTCTTTAGAGATTGCGCATGATAAAAACTTGGAGTCTTTGAACGTTGCCGCGGCCTTAGCAATTATTCTGGGCCTCAGATACTCCATTCTTTAG
- a CDS encoding RNA-binding protein — protein MAKKLFVGGVPFSCTNEALKAHFEQAGTVESATIIMDRATGRSKGFGFVEMATEEEAQKAISMLNGTDMEGRAINVSEARPMAERPQRESRDRRW, from the coding sequence ATGGCTAAGAAATTATTTGTCGGCGGAGTTCCTTTCTCTTGCACAAATGAAGCTCTAAAGGCTCATTTTGAACAAGCTGGTACCGTTGAGTCTGCTACCATTATTATGGATCGGGCTACAGGTCGCTCAAAAGGATTTGGTTTCGTCGAGATGGCAACTGAAGAGGAAGCCCAAAAGGCTATCTCAATGTTGAATGGCACTGACATGGAAGGTCGTGCTATCAATGTTTCAGAAGCTCGTCCAATGGCTGAAAGGCCACAACGCGAATCTCGCGATCGTCGCTGGTAA
- a CDS encoding superoxide dismutase produces MTKHTLPELGYAYNALEPFIDARTMEIHHTKHHQAYTDKFNAALEKHEELFDKTAEDLLKDLSAVPEDIRTAVRNNGGGFLNHAFFWQILRVNNGALPEGSLMEAIEKSFISFDAFKEQFSASALNHFGSGWTWLVADSSNKLSIISLPNQDSPLSQGLWPIMNLDVWEHAYYLNYQNKRADYIAAFWNIINWEQVAKNLENNLTS; encoded by the coding sequence ATGACAAAACATACACTACCAGAGCTAGGCTATGCCTATAATGCTCTTGAACCGTTCATTGATGCTCGTACTATGGAAATACACCATACTAAGCATCACCAGGCTTACACTGATAAGTTTAACGCTGCTTTAGAAAAGCACGAGGAACTTTTCGATAAGACAGCTGAGGATTTATTAAAAGATCTTTCTGCCGTGCCTGAAGACATTAGAACTGCTGTACGTAATAACGGCGGCGGCTTCCTAAACCATGCTTTCTTCTGGCAGATTCTAAGAGTAAACAATGGCGCTCTACCAGAAGGCTCATTAATGGAAGCAATAGAAAAAAGCTTTATTTCGTTTGATGCTTTTAAGGAGCAATTCTCAGCTAGCGCTCTAAATCACTTTGGCTCTGGCTGGACCTGGCTAGTAGCTGACTCTAGCAACAAACTAAGTATTATAAGCTTGCCCAACCAAGACAGTCCTTTGAGTCAGGGTCTATGGCCAATTATGAATCTAGATGTTTGGGAGCATGCTTATTACCTTAATTATCAGAATAAACGGGCTGATTATATTGCCGCTTTTTGGAATATTATCAACTGGGAACAGGTCGCAAAAAACCTGGAAAACAATTTGACAAGCTAA
- the mnmA gene encoding tRNA 2-thiouridine(34) synthase MnmA — protein sequence MNKLVKATKKSNSKRVIVGLSGGVDSSVAAALLIKQGYEVIGVFMRNWSEDVGDFSCSWTEDLEDARRVAQLLGIRFYVWNFEKEYKQEVIGYFFKEYQAGRTPNPDVMCNREIKFKLFLEKALRFGADYVATGHYARIIEKNKHYELHRGKDPNKDQSYFLCTLGQDQLKHALFPIGDYLKPAIRKLAKQYGLLTFDKPDSQGICFIGEIDVKDLLKRNVKMKPGKVFDESGKLLGTHDGLPLYTIGQRGGLEIGGNGPYYVISKDEKKNSILVSNNPNDPLLWRKECLVNELTWTRPDINIGADSTYAKASVDKKLEVAIRYRHPAELAKVKIINKDKLSLDFIKAQRAITPGQLAVFYKGTELLGSGVIDKVL from the coding sequence ATGAATAAGTTAGTAAAAGCGACAAAAAAATCAAACAGTAAACGCGTTATCGTTGGTTTATCTGGCGGCGTTGATTCATCTGTGGCGGCAGCTTTGTTGATTAAACAAGGCTATGAAGTCATTGGAGTTTTTATGCGTAATTGGAGCGAGGACGTGGGCGATTTCTCCTGCTCTTGGACTGAAGACTTAGAAGATGCGCGTCGCGTCGCCCAACTTTTAGGTATTAGATTTTATGTCTGGAATTTTGAAAAAGAATATAAGCAAGAGGTGATTGGGTATTTTTTCAAAGAGTACCAGGCTGGTAGAACGCCTAATCCTGACGTGATGTGTAATCGTGAAATTAAATTCAAATTATTTTTAGAAAAAGCTTTGCGTTTCGGCGCCGATTACGTTGCCACAGGACACTACGCCCGTATTATTGAAAAAAATAAACACTATGAATTGCATCGCGGCAAAGATCCGAATAAAGATCAAAGTTATTTTTTGTGCACTCTAGGTCAGGATCAATTAAAGCATGCGCTTTTTCCGATTGGAGATTATCTTAAGCCAGCCATTAGAAAACTAGCTAAGCAATATGGTTTATTAACTTTTGATAAACCAGATTCTCAAGGCATTTGTTTTATTGGTGAAATTGATGTTAAAGATTTACTAAAAAGAAATGTGAAAATGAAACCAGGTAAAGTTTTCGATGAATCAGGTAAGTTGTTAGGTACTCACGACGGTTTACCTTTATATACGATTGGGCAGCGCGGCGGTTTAGAAATTGGTGGCAATGGACCTTATTATGTTATTTCTAAAGACGAAAAGAAAAATTCAATTTTAGTAAGTAATAATCCAAACGATCCATTGTTATGGCGCAAAGAATGCCTTGTTAATGAATTAACTTGGACCAGGCCTGATATAAATATTGGAGCTGACTCCACCTACGCTAAAGCTTCGGTGGACAAGAAATTAGAAGTCGCGATTCGCTATCGTCATCCGGCAGAGCTAGCTAAAGTTAAAATTATTAACAAGGATAAACTTAGTTTAGATTTTATTAAAGCCCAGCGCGCTATAACTCCAGGCCAGTTAGCCGTATTTTACAAGGGGACTGAGTTATTGGGTTCAGGGGTAATAGACAAAGTTTTATGA
- the cyaB gene encoding class IV adenylate cyclase encodes MRQEIEVKAKVNDLEILKQKLVALGCVLSEPLIQNDITFVNHDESYDKLLPGENILRIRKSNDKILFTVKQSLSNELACFEREVEINSAEEMKEAILLMGYHEVVRINKQRIRTDYNGYEICLDEVENLGSFIEIEKLTEGEDESLVQAELNKLLLVWGVNESDFVTHGYDTLIYLAQNSNN; translated from the coding sequence ATGAGACAAGAAATTGAAGTAAAAGCTAAAGTTAATGATTTAGAAATCTTAAAGCAGAAATTGGTTGCTTTAGGCTGTGTTTTGTCAGAGCCATTAATTCAAAATGATATTACTTTTGTAAATCATGATGAATCTTATGATAAACTTTTACCTGGCGAAAATATTTTACGAATCAGAAAAAGTAATGACAAAATATTATTTACTGTTAAGCAGTCATTGAGCAATGAGCTAGCTTGTTTTGAGAGAGAAGTAGAAATTAATAGTGCAGAAGAAATGAAGGAAGCTATATTATTAATGGGTTATCATGAAGTCGTGAGGATTAATAAGCAGCGCATTAGAACCGATTACAATGGTTATGAGATTTGTTTAGATGAAGTTGAGAATCTTGGATCATTTATTGAAATTGAAAAACTAACTGAAGGTGAAGATGAAAGTTTGGTGCAAGCGGAATTGAATAAGCTTTTACTAGTCTGGGGCGTAAATGAATCAGATTTTGTGACTCATGGTTATGATACTTTGATATATTTGGCGCAAAATAGTAATAATTAA
- a CDS encoding HIT family protein: MSSIFTKIINREVPAHIVWENETHIAFLNIKPINPGHLLVVPKKETGYIFDMSDEDYKEVLMIAKWLAKPLQIATNAKRIGLSVEGFGVDHVHVHLIPINEMNEMDPNREKGASEEELAEMAEKIIKEIESSAL; the protein is encoded by the coding sequence ATGTCCTCAATCTTTACTAAAATTATTAACCGTGAAGTACCAGCGCACATTGTCTGGGAAAATGAAACACACATAGCCTTTCTTAATATCAAGCCCATTAACCCAGGTCACCTTCTAGTTGTACCAAAAAAAGAAACCGGCTATATTTTTGACATGTCTGATGAAGATTATAAAGAAGTTTTAATGATTGCCAAATGGCTAGCTAAGCCTTTGCAAATAGCCACCAACGCAAAGCGAATAGGTTTGTCGGTTGAAGGTTTTGGTGTCGACCATGTTCATGTTCACTTAATTCCAATCAATGAAATGAATGAAATGGATCCTAACCGAGAAAAAGGCGCATCTGAAGAAGAATTAGCTGAAATGGCGGAAAAAATTATAAAGGAAATAGAATCCTCTGCTTTATAG
- a CDS encoding tRNA-dihydrouridine synthase, translating to MNFWNKLPKPFFVLAPMANVTDAAFRRLIAKYGKPDVIYTEFVSANGLSSKGRDNLLIDLKYSTTEHPIVAQIFTADPEKMFEAAKLIQKLGFDGLDINMGCPDKNVVKQGAGAALMKQPILAQELIRAAKKGAPKLPISVKTRLGDTKNDLINWLPILLEERPAAIIIHCRTRKEMSKVPANWQAIKQAVDIAKGTGVLIIGNGDVKDLEDAQNKADLTGCDGIMVGRAIFGNPWLFNTKTNLNKITVKKKLKVMLEHTKLFDKLLGEDKPFHIMRKHYKAYASGFDGSKELRIKLMQTENVKDVEKIVKNYK from the coding sequence ATGAATTTCTGGAATAAGCTGCCAAAACCATTCTTTGTGCTTGCACCAATGGCTAATGTCACTGACGCAGCTTTTCGCCGTCTAATCGCCAAATATGGCAAACCTGACGTTATTTATACTGAGTTTGTCTCGGCTAATGGTTTAAGCTCTAAAGGACGAGATAATCTTTTAATTGATTTAAAATATAGTACAACCGAACATCCGATCGTAGCTCAAATTTTTACGGCTGATCCTGAAAAAATGTTTGAAGCTGCCAAGCTAATTCAGAAGCTTGGTTTTGACGGTCTTGATATAAACATGGGCTGCCCTGATAAAAATGTCGTTAAACAAGGCGCGGGCGCAGCTTTAATGAAACAACCTATCTTAGCTCAAGAATTAATCAGAGCCGCTAAGAAAGGCGCGCCTAAACTTCCAATCTCAGTTAAGACAAGATTAGGTGACACTAAAAATGATTTAATAAATTGGTTACCAATTTTATTAGAAGAAAGACCAGCCGCAATAATTATTCATTGCCGCACCAGAAAAGAAATGTCAAAAGTTCCAGCCAACTGGCAAGCGATTAAACAAGCCGTTGATATAGCCAAAGGTACTGGTGTTCTAATTATTGGCAATGGTGATGTAAAAGATTTGGAAGATGCACAAAATAAAGCTGACTTAACTGGTTGCGACGGCATAATGGTTGGTCGTGCTATTTTTGGTAATCCCTGGCTATTTAACACTAAAACTAATTTGAACAAAATTACGGTTAAGAAAAAATTAAAAGTCATGTTAGAGCATACCAAACTATTTGATAAACTCTTAGGAGAAGACAAGCCATTTCATATCATGCGCAAACATTACAAAGCTTATGCCAGTGGTTTTGATGGTTCAAAAGAATTACGAATCAAATTAATGCAGACAGAGAATGTTAAAGACGTGGAAAAGATAGTAAAAAATTACAAATAA
- a CDS encoding disulfide bond formation protein B has protein sequence MMNKIRENLMYFALSIALVGSIGSLYFSEIMGLVPCSLCWYQRIALYPMIFIFAIGIVKRRADAWLYAAPLIFLGWLVSIYNTLLVYGVIPEAKFVCSAGVSCAKVTWSMYGFINIPFLAFLAFTTLVAMYFISRKKINL, from the coding sequence ATGATGAATAAAATCCGTGAGAATCTAATGTATTTTGCCCTAAGTATTGCCTTAGTTGGTTCTATTGGTAGTCTTTATTTTAGTGAAATCATGGGCCTGGTGCCTTGTTCGCTTTGTTGGTATCAGAGAATAGCCCTTTATCCGATGATATTTATTTTTGCGATTGGCATCGTTAAACGCCGCGCTGACGCCTGGCTTTACGCCGCACCGCTAATATTTTTGGGTTGGTTAGTTTCAATTTATAATACGCTTTTGGTTTACGGTGTTATTCCAGAAGCAAAATTTGTCTGTTCGGCTGGCGTGTCTTGCGCCAAGGTGACCTGGTCAATGTATGGTTTTATAAATATTCCATTTTTGGCTTTCCTGGCTTTTACTACTTTGGTCGCCATGTACTTTATTAGTCGTAAAAAAATTAACTTATGA
- a CDS encoding thioredoxin domain-containing protein yields the protein MKIPKEYKILGGIALAAIILGYLLFRFGSSSPKATSPFSQRADAYALGDAQAKVTLTEFSDFQCPACRVAQTTVKKITGEYQGKVKLVFRHFPLDIHPSAKLAAEAAEAAGKQGKFWQMHDLLYDRQSDWGDLTKNLTEGSIREVFKNYAKELGLDMTKFTDDISKSAYDSIIMKDYNDGISFGVNATPTFFVNDKVIKSPSYNDIKQGIEEALK from the coding sequence ATGAAAATTCCTAAAGAATATAAAATATTGGGTGGCATTGCTTTAGCAGCAATCATTTTAGGCTACTTGCTATTTCGTTTTGGCTCATCAAGCCCGAAGGCAACTTCGCCTTTTTCGCAAAGAGCTGATGCTTATGCCTTAGGCGACGCACAAGCCAAAGTAACTTTAACTGAGTTTTCTGATTTTCAATGTCCAGCTTGTCGCGTTGCACAAACTACGGTTAAAAAAATAACCGGCGAGTATCAAGGCAAAGTTAAACTTGTTTTCCGTCATTTTCCACTTGATATTCATCCATCTGCAAAGTTAGCGGCTGAAGCAGCCGAAGCAGCCGGTAAGCAAGGTAAGTTTTGGCAGATGCATGATCTACTATATGATCGCCAAAGCGACTGGGGTGATTTAACAAAAAATTTAACCGAAGGTTCTATTAGAGAGGTTTTTAAAAATTATGCTAAGGAGCTTGGTTTAGATATGACTAAGTTTACTGATGATATTTCAAAGAGTGCTTATGACAGCATTATTATGAAAGACTATAATGACGGTATATCTTTTGGTGTAAACGCCACACCAACCTTTTTCGTAAATGATAAAGTCATAAAATCTCCGAGCTATAACGATATAAAACAGGGGATTGAGGAGGCGTTGAAGTAA